In Brevundimonas subvibrioides, a genomic segment contains:
- a CDS encoding DEAD/DEAH box helicase, with the protein MPFPASHPALDRALSERGYAEPTPVQAAVLEAALSDDGGVEAGAGRDLLVSAQTGSGKTVAFGLALAPTLLGEAERFTDFGAPLALVIAPTRELAQQVASELTWLYAQTGARIVACVGGMDPKVERRALERGAHIVVGTPGRLRDHLERGALDLSEARAVVLDEADEMLDMGFQEDLTFILEAAPPTRRTLMFSATLARDIVQLARTYQRDAVRIDTVSGTKSHADIEYKAIRCAPNEIELAVVNVLRYFEAPGALVFANTRERVKHLTASLRERGFSVVGLSGELTQSARSEALQALRDGHARVCVATDVAARGLDLPDLGLVIHAEIPVNKAGLLHRSGRTGRAGKKGVSVLLVSYTRRRKVELMLQSAAIVAEWSGPPSAGMILEKDRERLLADPALTAPVEDAEALELGRLLLERTTPEQVAASLIRLYRQKLPAPEDVYDDDRMKRQQETGRNERGQTDAPFQDFARGGDMAWFRINIGRDKNADPKWLLPTICRIGHVTKRDIGSIKIFDRETKFEITREAEARFKAAVAASTEDGVTVQDAVAPGPKERPASRWDKTPVGGDRPERPERKPWANKTEGDRAPRDSAPRGDKPPFEKKPWVKRDKPEAVERTPWAGKVETGDAPAKKPWVKRTADAPTPEGKKPWVNRDAAPSAPGEKPWKGKPKGGDRPWATRDARGKPAAKPAGDKKPFKNKKKPNG; encoded by the coding sequence ATGCCCTTTCCCGCCAGTCATCCCGCGCTCGACCGCGCTCTCTCCGAACGCGGCTATGCCGAGCCGACGCCGGTCCAGGCCGCCGTGCTGGAAGCCGCCCTGTCGGACGACGGCGGCGTCGAGGCCGGGGCTGGCCGCGACCTGCTCGTCTCGGCCCAGACGGGATCGGGCAAGACCGTCGCCTTCGGCCTGGCGCTGGCCCCCACCCTGCTGGGCGAGGCCGAGCGGTTCACCGACTTCGGTGCCCCCCTGGCCCTGGTCATCGCCCCCACCCGCGAACTGGCGCAGCAGGTCGCCAGCGAACTGACCTGGCTGTACGCCCAGACCGGGGCCCGGATCGTCGCCTGCGTCGGCGGCATGGACCCCAAGGTCGAGCGTCGCGCGCTGGAGCGGGGGGCCCACATCGTCGTCGGCACGCCCGGCCGCCTGCGCGACCATCTGGAACGCGGCGCGCTGGACCTGTCCGAAGCCCGCGCCGTCGTGCTGGACGAGGCCGACGAGATGCTCGACATGGGCTTCCAGGAAGACCTGACCTTCATCCTCGAGGCCGCCCCGCCGACCCGCCGCACCTTGATGTTCAGCGCCACCCTGGCCCGCGACATCGTCCAGCTGGCCCGGACCTATCAGCGCGACGCCGTCCGCATCGACACCGTGTCGGGCACCAAGTCCCACGCCGACATCGAGTACAAGGCCATCCGCTGCGCGCCCAACGAGATCGAACTCGCGGTCGTCAATGTGCTGCGCTATTTCGAGGCCCCCGGCGCCCTGGTGTTCGCCAACACGCGCGAGCGGGTGAAGCACCTGACCGCCAGCCTTCGCGAACGCGGCTTCTCCGTCGTCGGCCTGTCCGGCGAACTGACCCAGAGCGCGCGGTCCGAGGCCTTGCAGGCCCTGCGTGACGGCCATGCCCGGGTCTGCGTCGCCACCGACGTCGCCGCGCGCGGTCTCGACCTGCCCGACCTGGGTCTGGTCATCCATGCCGAGATCCCGGTCAACAAGGCCGGCCTGCTGCACCGCTCAGGCCGGACGGGTCGCGCCGGCAAGAAGGGCGTCTCCGTCCTGCTGGTCAGCTATACCCGCCGGCGCAAGGTCGAGCTGATGCTGCAGTCGGCGGCCATCGTCGCCGAATGGTCGGGTCCGCCGTCGGCCGGGATGATCCTGGAGAAGGACCGCGAACGCCTGCTCGCCGACCCCGCCCTGACCGCCCCGGTCGAGGATGCCGAGGCGCTGGAGCTGGGCCGCCTGCTGCTGGAGCGCACCACACCCGAACAGGTCGCAGCCTCCCTGATCCGCCTGTACCGCCAGAAGCTGCCCGCGCCCGAGGACGTCTATGACGACGACCGCATGAAGCGTCAGCAGGAGACCGGCCGGAACGAGCGCGGCCAGACCGACGCGCCGTTCCAGGACTTCGCCCGGGGCGGCGACATGGCCTGGTTCCGCATCAACATCGGCCGCGACAAGAACGCCGATCCGAAATGGCTGTTACCGACCATCTGCCGCATCGGCCATGTCACCAAGCGCGACATCGGCTCGATCAAGATCTTCGACCGCGAGACCAAGTTCGAGATCACCAGGGAGGCCGAGGCCCGGTTCAAGGCCGCCGTCGCGGCCTCGACCGAGGACGGCGTGACCGTTCAGGACGCCGTCGCGCCCGGACCGAAGGAACGCCCCGCCAGCCGCTGGGACAAGACGCCGGTCGGCGGCGACCGCCCCGAACGTCCCGAGCGCAAGCCCTGGGCCAACAAGACCGAAGGCGACCGCGCGCCCCGAGACAGCGCGCCTCGTGGCGACAAGCCGCCCTTCGAGAAGAAACCCTGGGTCAAGCGCGACAAGCCCGAGGCCGTCGAACGCACCCCCTGGGCCGGCAAGGTCGAGACCGGCGACGCACCGGCGAAGAAGCCCTGGGTGAAACGCACGGCCGACGCCCCGACGCCCGAAGGCAAGAAACCCTGGGTCAACCGCGACGCCGCGCCTTCAGCGCCGGGCGAAAAGCCCTGGAAGGGCAAACCCAAGGGCGGCGACCGCCCCTGGGCCACCCGGGACGCCCGCGGCAAGCCCGCCGCAAAGCCCGCTGGCGACAAGAAACCGTTCAAGAACAAGAAGAAGCCGAACGGCTAA
- a CDS encoding ATP12 family chaperone protein, with protein MSHIPPLDPRVAARKGFRESEERLKRFWTNASVEPDEGGHVVLLDGRAPKTPAHARFVLPTEAAARLVADEWAAQGEFIEPGTMPATRLAATAIDRVSRTREPVADEIASYVGSDLLCYLAEHPTPLVVEQTQRWAPWRVWAAADLGVHVEATQGIIHRPQPPESLDRVRALALALDDFALTGLATAVPLFGSAILGLAVQRGALDGAAAFELSRLDEAFQERQWGVDADNAERTEARRAEAALLEKWFQAL; from the coding sequence ATGAGCCACATCCCGCCGCTGGACCCCCGCGTCGCCGCCAGGAAGGGGTTTCGCGAATCCGAGGAACGGCTGAAGCGGTTCTGGACGAACGCCTCGGTCGAGCCGGACGAGGGCGGCCATGTCGTGCTGCTGGACGGGCGCGCCCCAAAGACGCCCGCGCACGCCCGCTTCGTTCTGCCGACCGAGGCGGCGGCGCGGCTGGTCGCCGATGAATGGGCCGCCCAGGGCGAGTTCATCGAACCGGGCACCATGCCCGCGACCCGACTGGCGGCCACCGCCATCGACCGGGTCAGCCGGACGCGCGAGCCGGTGGCCGACGAGATCGCGTCCTATGTCGGGTCGGACCTGCTGTGCTACCTGGCCGAACACCCGACCCCTCTGGTCGTCGAGCAGACGCAACGGTGGGCCCCGTGGCGCGTCTGGGCGGCGGCAGACCTGGGCGTCCATGTCGAGGCGACGCAAGGCATCATCCATCGGCCGCAGCCGCCGGAGAGCCTCGACCGCGTGCGCGCGCTGGCGCTGGCGCTGGATGACTTCGCCCTGACCGGGCTGGCCACGGCCGTGCCGCTGTTCGGCAGTGCGATCCTGGGGCTGGCGGTGCAGCGCGGCGCGCTGGACGGCGCGGCAGCGTTCGAACTGAGCCGCCTGGACGAGGCGTTTCAGGAACGCCAGTGGGGCGTCGACGCCGACAACGCCGAACGCACCGAGGCCCGCCGCGCGGAGGCGGCGTTGCTGGAAAAATGGTTTCAGGCTTTGTGA
- a CDS encoding HAD-IA family hydrolase encodes MKRPLAVFDIDGTLVDSRASILQAAVEASHALGLPEPEYDRVRQIVGLSLVEGLRVLEPGLNDRDLMRFVEAFKSVFLRMNSDPDFHEPLYDGAMDLLRGLHRDGWRLSLATGQSRRGVARNLAREGWGELFVSSHCAEDGPGKPDPAMLRAAMAAAGADAAATIMIGDTAHDIAMALNAGVRPQGVGWGFHTPEEQIAAGAPHVATDFADLEVALDRFASRAFA; translated from the coding sequence ATGAAGCGACCCCTTGCCGTCTTCGACATCGACGGGACGCTGGTCGACAGCCGGGCGTCGATCCTGCAGGCGGCTGTTGAAGCGTCTCATGCGCTCGGCTTGCCTGAACCCGAATACGATCGCGTACGCCAGATCGTGGGCCTCAGTCTGGTAGAGGGACTGAGGGTCCTGGAGCCGGGTTTGAATGACCGCGACCTCATGCGCTTCGTTGAGGCCTTCAAGAGCGTCTTCCTGCGCATGAACAGCGACCCGGACTTCCACGAGCCGCTCTACGACGGCGCGATGGACCTGTTGCGCGGTCTGCACCGCGACGGCTGGCGATTGTCGCTGGCGACGGGGCAGAGCCGGAGGGGTGTGGCGCGAAACCTGGCGCGGGAAGGCTGGGGCGAGCTGTTCGTGTCGTCGCACTGTGCCGAGGACGGGCCGGGCAAGCCGGACCCGGCGATGCTGCGGGCGGCGATGGCGGCGGCGGGGGCGGATGCGGCCGCGACGATCATGATCGGCGACACGGCCCACGATATCGCCATGGCGCTGAATGCCGGGGTCCGGCCGCAGGGCGTGGGCTGGGGCTTTCACACGCCGGAGGAACAGATCGCGGCGGGTGCGCCGCATGTCGCCACCGACTTCGCCGACCTGGAGGTCGCGCTGGACCGTTTCGCCTCGAGAGCCTTCGCATGA
- a CDS encoding RluA family pseudouridine synthase, whose translation MSYDPKETAPEAPQPRGPVGAREPQILYVAEAEDGIRLDRWFRRRWPHLSNIQVQKMARGGQIRVDGARIKPEGRLTAGAAVRVPPIPEPIVRAPGEHMALTPADIAFAKSMVIYEDDLVIALNKPWGLAVQGGTKTTRHVDRLLSAWGEGMERPRLVHRLDRDTSGVLLLGKGPEAAKRLAGAFARRQAKKTYWAIVMGLPKPADGQISVHLKKSGINDYEIMRPADPKENGAEPAETAYAVISHAAQRASWMALRPFTGRTHQLRAHMKAIGHPILGDPKYGDEASGQLSGPLKLQLHARRIELDHPSGGTLVVEAPISAELRAGFQHFGFDEGEADHDPFAGVRRQR comes from the coding sequence GTGAGCTACGACCCGAAGGAGACCGCGCCCGAAGCGCCGCAACCCAGGGGGCCGGTCGGGGCGCGCGAGCCGCAGATCCTGTATGTCGCCGAGGCCGAGGACGGCATCCGGCTGGACCGCTGGTTCCGCAGGCGCTGGCCGCATCTGTCGAACATCCAGGTGCAGAAGATGGCGCGCGGCGGCCAGATCCGGGTCGACGGGGCCCGGATCAAGCCCGAGGGGCGGCTGACGGCCGGGGCGGCCGTTCGGGTGCCACCGATCCCCGAGCCGATCGTGCGCGCACCGGGCGAGCATATGGCCCTGACGCCGGCCGACATCGCCTTTGCCAAATCCATGGTCATCTATGAGGACGATCTGGTCATCGCCCTGAACAAGCCGTGGGGCCTGGCCGTGCAGGGCGGGACCAAGACGACCCGCCACGTCGACCGGCTGCTGTCGGCCTGGGGCGAGGGGATGGAGCGGCCCCGGCTGGTGCACCGGCTGGACCGGGACACCTCGGGCGTCCTGCTGCTGGGCAAGGGCCCGGAGGCGGCCAAGCGGCTCGCAGGGGCCTTCGCGCGGCGTCAGGCCAAGAAGACCTACTGGGCCATCGTCATGGGGCTGCCCAAGCCCGCCGACGGCCAGATCAGCGTGCATCTGAAGAAGTCGGGCATCAACGACTATGAGATCATGCGGCCCGCCGATCCGAAGGAAAACGGGGCCGAGCCGGCCGAGACCGCCTATGCCGTCATCAGCCATGCGGCGCAGCGGGCCTCGTGGATGGCGCTGCGGCCCTTTACCGGGCGGACGCATCAGTTGAGAGCTCACATGAAGGCGATCGGCCATCCCATTCTGGGTGATCCGAAATATGGGGACGAGGCCTCGGGCCAGCTGAGCGGGCCGCTGAAGCTGCAGCTGCATGCGCGGCGGATCGAGCTGGATCATCCCTCGGGCGGCACCCTGGTGGTCGAAGCCCCGATCAGCGCCGAGCTGCGGGCCGGTTTCCAGCATTTCGGCTTCGACGAGGGCGAGGCGGACCACGATCCGTTCGCAGGTGTGAGGCGGCAGCGATGA
- the crcB gene encoding fluoride efflux transporter CrcB: MTRFLLVAIGGALGSMARYGVGLLAGRLFPAGAWPWGTLTVNVVGGLAMGLLVGWIRARSAGHFDQAPFENLRVFAAVGLLGGFTTFSAFSLETVSMIERRDYGLAAAYVGLSVVLAIAAVFAGLMVARRAFGVAA; encoded by the coding sequence ATGACACGATTTCTGCTGGTCGCCATCGGCGGGGCCCTGGGCTCCATGGCGCGCTATGGCGTGGGGCTTCTGGCCGGGCGGTTGTTTCCGGCCGGCGCCTGGCCGTGGGGGACGCTGACGGTCAATGTCGTGGGCGGTCTGGCCATGGGTCTGCTGGTCGGGTGGATACGGGCCAGGAGCGCCGGCCATTTCGATCAAGCTCCCTTCGAGAACCTCCGGGTCTTCGCCGCTGTCGGCCTCCTCGGCGGGTTCACGACCTTCAGCGCCTTTTCGCTGGAGACGGTGTCGATGATCGAGCGCCGGGATTACGGACTGGCGGCGGCCTATGTCGGCCTGTCGGTGGTGCTGGCGATCGCGGCGGTGTTCGCCGGGCTGATGGTGGCGCGTCGGGCCTTCGGGGTGGCGGCGTGA
- a CDS encoding DUF2214 family protein — protein MLDLVLAIVHHLLVFGLAIMLAMELAYLRADPVPIARLSRLDAGYGAVAALIVVIGVCRVIWGAKGWVAYQANPFFWAKIATFVVIGLLSIAPTIQFVRWSRALRADPGFRPPPTEVSRAALWVRIEVLLLLPLVAFAAAMARY, from the coding sequence ATGCTCGATCTGGTCCTGGCCATCGTCCACCATCTGCTGGTGTTCGGACTGGCGATCATGCTGGCGATGGAGCTGGCATATCTGCGCGCCGATCCGGTCCCGATCGCCCGCCTGTCGCGGCTGGACGCCGGCTATGGCGCGGTGGCCGCCCTGATCGTCGTCATCGGCGTCTGCCGTGTGATCTGGGGGGCCAAGGGCTGGGTGGCGTATCAGGCCAATCCCTTCTTCTGGGCCAAGATCGCCACCTTCGTCGTCATCGGCCTGCTGTCCATCGCCCCCACGATCCAGTTCGTCAGATGGAGCCGCGCGCTCCGGGCCGACCCCGGCTTCCGCCCGCCCCCGACCGAGGTCTCCCGCGCCGCCCTGTGGGTCCGGATCGAGGTGCTGCTCCTGCTCCCGCTCGTCGCCTTCGCAGCAGCCATGGCACGCTACTGA
- a CDS encoding CC0125/CC1285 family lipoprotein has product MIRSVVIAVAALSLTACASLAPYGPQGGPGGQGYSEQRIESDRYRVTYNGVGAPGPVADRALLRAADLTIEQGYDWFVVTQRYIDGRPDSAGGFRPSVSVGVGSSAGRYGGYRYSGTSTGVGVGLNFQGPSPTSTVLEVRLGRGARPDGVEAYDARDVRSSLSGRG; this is encoded by the coding sequence ATGATCCGATCTGTCGTCATCGCCGTCGCCGCCCTGTCCCTGACGGCCTGCGCCAGTCTGGCACCCTATGGCCCGCAGGGTGGGCCGGGCGGGCAGGGGTATTCGGAACAGCGGATCGAGAGCGACCGCTATCGGGTGACCTACAATGGTGTGGGTGCCCCGGGGCCGGTGGCGGACAGGGCGCTGCTGCGCGCCGCCGACCTGACGATCGAGCAGGGCTATGACTGGTTCGTGGTCACTCAGCGCTACATCGACGGGCGGCCGGACAGCGCCGGCGGGTTCCGGCCCAGCGTCTCGGTCGGAGTCGGATCAAGCGCGGGACGATACGGCGGATACCGCTATTCGGGCACCAGCACCGGCGTCGGCGTGGGGCTGAATTTTCAGGGGCCGTCACCGACCTCGACCGTTCTGGAGGTCCGGCTGGGGCGCGGGGCCAGGCCGGACGGCGTCGAGGCCTATGATGCGCGCGACGTCCGGTCCTCGCTCAGCGGCCGCGGGTAA
- a CDS encoding RluA family pseudouridine synthase: MTLRTPVSLTEDEIAAVRSWVIHEDASVIAFAKPAGLSSQGGRIQAHTLDDLLWAFARSNGKRPELVHRLDRDTSGVIMAARTKPAASFLGKAIQAHRLTKTYLALVSAAPEPARGDVNVPLVREEIGRESYMRVAAFDTKGAQGSRSRYRTLAASAEGALVELQPFTGRMHQLRVHMAHIGRPLVGDVRYGGALTAAGRGAPRLMLHAASLRFPHPEGGERTVTAEPPEDFRALAEAMGLNPHPQGED; the protein is encoded by the coding sequence GTGACCCTCAGAACCCCCGTATCCCTGACCGAAGACGAGATCGCGGCCGTTCGGTCGTGGGTGATCCACGAGGATGCCTCGGTCATCGCCTTCGCCAAACCGGCCGGGCTGTCGAGCCAGGGCGGGCGGATCCAGGCGCATACGCTGGACGACCTGCTGTGGGCCTTCGCGCGGTCGAACGGCAAGCGGCCGGAATTGGTGCACCGGCTGGACCGTGACACCTCGGGCGTCATCATGGCGGCGAGGACCAAGCCGGCGGCGAGCTTTCTGGGCAAGGCGATCCAGGCCCACCGGCTGACCAAGACCTATCTGGCGCTGGTCTCGGCCGCGCCGGAACCGGCCCGGGGCGACGTCAATGTGCCGCTGGTGCGCGAGGAGATCGGGCGCGAGAGCTATATGCGGGTGGCGGCCTTCGACACCAAGGGGGCGCAAGGGTCGCGGAGCCGGTACCGGACGCTGGCGGCCAGCGCGGAGGGGGCTCTGGTCGAGCTGCAGCCCTTCACCGGGCGGATGCATCAGCTGCGGGTGCATATGGCGCACATCGGCAGGCCGCTGGTCGGGGACGTCCGCTATGGCGGGGCGTTGACGGCGGCGGGACGGGGCGCACCCCGGCTGATGCTGCACGCGGCGTCGCTGAGATTTCCGCATCCGGAGGGCGGCGAGCGGACGGTGACGGCGGAACCGCCGGAGGATTTCAGGGCGCTGGCGGAGGCGATGGGGCTCAATCCTCACCCCCAGGGGGAGGATTAG